One genomic window of Gossypium hirsutum isolate 1008001.06 chromosome D11, Gossypium_hirsutum_v2.1, whole genome shotgun sequence includes the following:
- the LOC107913378 gene encoding GLABRA2 expression modulator: MEKMKKETEPKSSSTQSMAQEPNAKVDPKNSDPEMDAEGFVIVPTTEPEKEKEGQIQNEQSPNQAQSGLRNSVHPLDSGSPAADRDANMSAPNRYNPNLAQAPAMDSSSASFKEKMDIVRDAFWRWKRIVGEATKKAEDLAGNTWQHLKTSPSLAEAAMGRIAQGTKVLAEGGYEKIFRQTFETVPEEKLQDSFACYLSTSAGPVMGVLYVSTEKLAYCSDSPLSYKNGTQTEWSYYKVIIPLHQLKAINPSTSKVNASEKYIQVTSVDAHEFWFMGFLNYEAAVQCLQEVLQLNSLQSV; encoded by the exons atggaaaaaatgaagAAGGAAACCGAGCCAAAGTCCAGCTCAACGCAATCTATGGCTCAAGAACCAAATGCCAAAGTGGACCCGAAAAACTCGGATCCCGAAATGGACGCGGAGGGCTTTGTTATTGTGCCAACAACAGAGccagagaaagagaaagagggtCAGATTCAAAACGAGCAATCACCGAACCAGGCACAATCGGGATTGAGGAACTCGGTTCATCCATTGGATAGTGGATCGCCTGCTGCGGATCGCGACGCTAACATGTCCGCTCCTAACAGATACAATCCTAACCTTGCTCAGGCTCCCGCTATGGATTCTTCTTCGGCTTCTTTCAAAG AGAAGATGGATATAGTGAGGGATGCCTTTTGGAGATGGAAGAGGATAGTGGGAGAAGCGACGAAGAAAGCCGAGGATCTTGCCGGAAACACGTGGCAACAct TAAAAACAAGCCCAAGTCTTGCTGAGGCTGCCATGGGAAGAATTGCTCAGGGAACAAAGGTTTTGGCAGAAGGTGGCTATGAGAAGATTTTTAGACAAACTTTTGAAACAGTTCCTGAAGAGAAACTTCAGGATTCTTTTGCATGTTACTTATCTACATCAGCAGGTCCTGTCATGGGAGTTCTATATGTATCTACAGAAAAGCTTGCATATTGCAGTGATAGTCCTCTTTCATATAAAAATGGTACCCAGACTGAATGGAGCTATTATAAG GTAATAATCCCATTACATCAACTAAAAGCAATAAATCCATCAACAAGCAAAGTGAATGCTTCTGAAAAGTACATCCAAGTTACCTCTGTTGATGCCCATGAATTTTGGTTCATGGGATTCTTAAACTACGAGGCTGCTGTTCAATGCCTACAGGAAGTTTTGCAACTCAATAGTTTACAATCCGTCTGA